From the genome of Gracilibacillus salitolerans, one region includes:
- a CDS encoding metallophosphoesterase: protein MVATVGLAVTLFAGSPTAPTYAKGAEQPKLEFGVVPDVQYCDCEINGTRYYRNSVSKLIDASQALNQENVDFTVQLGDLIDRDVESFSTILPIFNMIEGRKYHVLGNHDFAVKTDEVIDILGMQNQYYDFKYKNWRFVVLDTNDLSFYANPEGSEKYEEAEEMYNELVESGAIHAQTYNGGISAEQLTWLQDVMDKSAKRNEKVVVFGHMPVYPENNHNVWNAEEVTEVLEANDNVVAYFNGHNHAGNYGLQNGVHYVNLEGMVETEDTTAYSIIRIYKDRLEIDGYGRQGDRVLEIQ from the coding sequence TTGGTAGCCACTGTCGGGCTTGCTGTGACATTGTTTGCCGGCTCTCCAACAGCACCCACATATGCCAAAGGTGCGGAACAACCAAAGTTGGAATTTGGAGTTGTCCCGGATGTACAGTATTGTGATTGTGAAATTAATGGTACGCGCTATTACCGCAATTCTGTATCAAAGCTGATTGATGCATCCCAAGCATTAAATCAAGAGAATGTCGATTTTACTGTACAGCTTGGCGACCTAATTGACCGAGATGTAGAGAGTTTCTCTACCATTCTACCAATCTTTAATATGATAGAAGGTCGAAAATATCATGTACTCGGCAACCACGATTTTGCTGTAAAAACAGACGAAGTGATTGACATTCTTGGCATGCAAAATCAATATTATGACTTTAAATACAAGAATTGGCGCTTTGTTGTCCTTGATACAAATGACCTTAGTTTCTACGCAAATCCTGAAGGCTCTGAGAAATACGAAGAAGCCGAGGAAATGTATAATGAATTAGTAGAAAGTGGTGCCATCCATGCCCAAACATACAACGGTGGCATTAGCGCCGAACAGTTAACTTGGCTTCAAGATGTAATGGATAAATCAGCAAAACGAAATGAAAAAGTGGTTGTATTTGGACACATGCCAGTCTATCCGGAAAATAACCACAATGTCTGGAATGCAGAAGAAGTGACAGAAGTACTTGAGGCTAATGACAATGTCGTGGCTTATTTTAACGGACATAACCACGCTGGCAACTACGGTCTACAAAATGGCGTTCACTACGTCAATCTTGAGGGAATGGTAGAAACTGAGGACACCACTGCCTACTCTATCATTCGCATCTATAAAGACCGCTTAGAAATTGATGGCTATGGCCGTCAAGGAGATCGTGTTTTGGAAATTCAATAA
- a CDS encoding YdeI/OmpD-associated family protein — protein MTIIDKLNLTKYKNMAVLHQPNDYNLFDGYQAELTGDHDAIFIFVETIDEMASHTQRIIKEEALLKKGYLFFAYPKKGNKRYDTYIHRDDIFPSLKVGEDGYMENSDLKFSRMVSMDDVFTVVGIKREKKKTNKSSAASQSVVDYEDNVKDLDEILSDYPNELNFFQELTPGYQRDWARYVFSAKQQKTREKRQAQMIDILSQGYKSVDLFRQKKK, from the coding sequence ATGACAATTATCGATAAACTAAACCTTACTAAATATAAAAATATGGCTGTTCTTCATCAACCGAATGATTATAATTTGTTTGATGGATATCAAGCAGAATTAACTGGAGACCATGATGCTATTTTCATTTTTGTAGAGACGATTGATGAAATGGCAAGCCATACTCAACGGATAATCAAAGAGGAAGCATTACTTAAAAAAGGATATTTATTTTTTGCCTATCCGAAAAAAGGGAACAAACGGTATGATACATATATTCACAGAGATGATATCTTTCCATCACTTAAAGTTGGAGAAGATGGATATATGGAAAATAGCGATTTGAAATTTTCACGGATGGTGAGTATGGATGATGTATTTACTGTCGTTGGCATCAAACGTGAAAAAAAGAAAACGAATAAGTCATCGGCAGCAAGTCAGTCTGTAGTTGATTATGAAGACAACGTCAAGGATCTTGATGAAATTTTAAGTGATTATCCTAATGAACTTAATTTTTTTCAAGAATTAACACCTGGGTATCAACGAGATTGGGCTCGTTATGTTTTTTCTGCTAAACAGCAAAAAACACGTGAAAAACGTCAGGCACAAATGATAGATATTTTATCACAAGGTTATAAATCGGTGGATTTATTTCGTCAAAAGAAGAAATAG
- a CDS encoding family 78 glycoside hydrolase catalytic domain, with amino-acid sequence MLLRKQRRTLKRITMVMLALLLVISNFSLPLMAETASETTQISNLKVESIVNPLGLETQSPRFSWMMESDRKGQKQTAYQILVASSNSKLDEGVGDIWDSGKVASDQSINIEYEGEALSPTTRYYWTVKVWDSNDNLLTSDEKTWFETGLMDTGWDNAEWIGGTEYVLNASTKPVFNLEYEITIPEGSTKGSFIFGANDPRLLDRNKNNYSIEGENYIKYEIDLAELEEGTGPAKLDVYRKGYGPEKDIGQLDETQPIATGTIDSINDSNKNEPHAVKISVSSNAATASINGQDIAITRAAYPDEEANNQLTLNPLNAVQDVPTFPRLNEIGFSVDPNQQAKFSNIKISNVREPNGVLFSETIDSDYAGIFEDYVDGSQLVIEDEGFTVNGNSDGVTIYSDPSHTSDPMLRTEVDLSKEIQSARLYATARGIYEFYINGEKVGEDFFAPGATEYAKRITYQTYNVTDMMNEGENAISTMLSSGWWHDQMTFNLSNYNFFGDHSSLLAKLVITYKDGTTETVGTDTENWKYYDEGPITYSSFFSGEDYDATREEYVDGWDKPGFDDSEWSKPEVITPLDEFVNPEIVSGVGESVTEFEEITAKSYTEPRPGVYVYDMGTNMVGVPQITVTGEKGQVVTMRTAEMVYPDLPAYQDINGSSMVGMILTENYRAALSTDTYTLKGDKEGETYQPRFTFHGYRYLEITGIDEPLPLEQVKGIVLSSINELTGSYETSHPLVNQLFENITRSQLGNFLSIPTDTPARDERMGWLGDAQVFARTATYNADVQQFFARFTDTMRDSQGADGGYPNYAPRYVVDPQSGGWLAWAAAGVIVPYETYQQYGDTKLIEEHYESMTRFINGIHNGDKISGYQYLTNRSGIGDHISVVPTDTSLMYNAIYGYLVRLMSEMADAVGKTEDSDHYIEIHEGIKEEWNQTFVDPETYQTRTTTGEEQHTQTSYSLPLYYGMFNDEYRQHAADYLANLTEELGYTITTGFLGTAPMNPALSANGHKDTAYKLLESTDYPSWLYPVVNGATSIWERWNSYTHEDGFGGNNSMNSFNHYALGAVGEWMYNYSLGIQRDANNPGFKHFNLKPEFGGTMTYAKGSYNSIHGKIESSWELSESGDIFTYEATVPANTTATLYLPTVSEKMVIEGDILASNAEGLDFVKYEDGKAVFELQSGSYEFHSVINGSEISTIEALHELLEDYISSGDITAPLTNQLENSLKQVQHHTNKGASEMAEKHINNFIKHLGNKEENSTETSRVHLLIGARSLSSMW; translated from the coding sequence ATGTTGTTAAGAAAACAAAGAAGAACGCTCAAGCGAATAACGATGGTAATGTTAGCATTATTATTGGTCATATCTAATTTTAGCTTACCTCTAATGGCAGAGACGGCTAGTGAAACAACACAAATATCCAATTTAAAAGTTGAAAGCATTGTTAATCCACTAGGACTTGAGACACAATCTCCACGATTTAGCTGGATGATGGAATCGGATAGGAAAGGTCAAAAACAAACAGCTTATCAAATCTTAGTTGCATCTAGTAACAGTAAACTTGATGAAGGTGTAGGCGATATTTGGGATAGTGGAAAAGTGGCCTCCGATCAGTCGATTAATATTGAATATGAAGGAGAAGCCTTATCACCAACAACAAGATATTATTGGACGGTAAAAGTTTGGGATTCAAATGATAACTTGTTAACAAGTGATGAGAAGACCTGGTTTGAGACGGGTCTAATGGATACAGGGTGGGATAATGCCGAATGGATTGGGGGTACTGAATATGTATTAAATGCTAGTACTAAGCCAGTATTTAACCTAGAATATGAAATTACCATTCCTGAAGGCAGTACAAAAGGAAGCTTTATTTTTGGAGCAAACGATCCAAGATTACTAGACAGAAATAAAAATAATTACAGCATCGAAGGAGAAAATTATATAAAATATGAAATTGATCTAGCAGAACTTGAAGAAGGTACTGGTCCAGCAAAATTAGATGTGTATCGAAAAGGATATGGACCAGAAAAGGATATAGGTCAATTAGATGAAACACAGCCAATTGCTACAGGTACGATAGATTCAATTAATGATTCGAATAAGAATGAACCACACGCTGTAAAAATAAGCGTATCTAGCAATGCTGCTACCGCTTCCATTAATGGACAAGATATAGCAATAACAAGAGCGGCATATCCAGACGAAGAAGCAAATAATCAACTTACTTTAAACCCTTTAAACGCAGTTCAAGATGTTCCAACGTTCCCTAGATTAAATGAAATTGGTTTTTCCGTTGATCCGAACCAACAAGCAAAATTCAGTAATATCAAAATATCCAATGTTAGAGAACCAAATGGCGTTTTATTTAGCGAAACGATTGACTCTGACTATGCTGGCATTTTTGAAGACTATGTAGATGGGTCACAACTAGTAATAGAAGATGAAGGTTTCACCGTAAACGGTAATTCTGATGGAGTTACTATTTATAGTGATCCTAGTCATACATCAGATCCTATGCTTCGAACGGAAGTAGACTTAAGTAAAGAGATTCAAAGTGCGCGTTTGTATGCTACAGCTCGAGGGATTTATGAGTTTTATATTAATGGAGAAAAAGTAGGAGAAGATTTCTTCGCCCCTGGTGCCACGGAATATGCTAAACGTATCACGTACCAAACATACAATGTTACCGATATGATGAATGAAGGGGAAAATGCAATTAGTACGATGCTAAGTTCTGGTTGGTGGCATGATCAAATGACTTTTAATTTATCTAACTATAATTTTTTCGGTGACCATTCCTCATTGCTTGCAAAATTAGTAATTACTTATAAAGATGGTACCACGGAAACGGTTGGTACCGATACAGAAAATTGGAAGTATTATGATGAAGGTCCAATAACTTATTCTAGTTTCTTTAGTGGAGAAGACTACGATGCGACAAGGGAAGAATACGTAGATGGTTGGGATAAACCTGGATTTGATGACAGTGAATGGTCAAAACCAGAAGTGATTACACCATTAGATGAATTTGTAAATCCAGAAATTGTAAGTGGAGTCGGAGAAAGTGTCACAGAATTTGAAGAAATAACAGCCAAATCTTACACAGAACCAAGACCTGGTGTATATGTTTATGATATGGGAACAAACATGGTAGGGGTTCCGCAAATTACGGTGACAGGGGAGAAGGGTCAAGTTGTTACGATGAGAACGGCAGAAATGGTATATCCTGACCTGCCTGCATATCAAGATATAAATGGATCAAGTATGGTTGGAATGATTTTAACCGAAAATTATCGAGCTGCATTAAGTACTGATACGTACACGCTAAAAGGGGATAAAGAAGGGGAAACCTATCAACCACGCTTTACATTTCACGGTTATCGTTATTTAGAGATTACCGGTATTGATGAACCATTACCGTTAGAGCAAGTAAAGGGAATAGTACTAAGTTCTATTAATGAACTTACTGGAAGTTACGAAACGTCACATCCTTTAGTAAATCAATTATTTGAAAATATTACACGTTCTCAGCTTGGTAACTTTTTGAGCATTCCAACGGACACACCGGCAAGGGATGAACGTATGGGATGGTTAGGTGATGCACAAGTTTTTGCACGGACAGCAACTTATAACGCAGATGTCCAGCAATTTTTTGCAAGGTTTACGGATACAATGCGTGACAGTCAGGGAGCAGATGGTGGATACCCCAATTATGCACCAAGATATGTAGTTGACCCACAATCAGGCGGATGGTTAGCATGGGCAGCTGCAGGTGTCATCGTACCATATGAGACGTATCAACAGTATGGGGATACGAAGTTAATTGAAGAACATTATGAGTCTATGACAAGGTTTATCAATGGCATTCACAACGGAGATAAAATTAGTGGTTATCAATACTTAACTAATCGATCTGGAATTGGTGACCATATATCAGTCGTTCCAACGGATACAAGTTTGATGTACAATGCTATTTATGGGTATTTGGTTCGTTTGATGTCTGAAATGGCAGACGCCGTCGGGAAGACAGAGGATTCAGACCATTATATTGAAATTCATGAAGGAATAAAAGAAGAATGGAACCAGACGTTTGTGGATCCAGAAACATACCAAACTAGAACTACAACAGGAGAAGAACAACATACTCAGACCTCCTATTCTTTACCATTATATTACGGAATGTTTAATGATGAATATAGGCAACACGCTGCAGATTATTTAGCTAATTTAACAGAAGAATTAGGTTATACGATAACAACTGGGTTTTTAGGAACAGCTCCAATGAATCCAGCCCTTTCAGCAAATGGACATAAAGATACTGCCTATAAACTGTTAGAATCAACTGATTACCCATCATGGCTCTATCCTGTAGTAAACGGAGCAACATCTATTTGGGAAAGATGGAATTCTTATACGCATGAGGATGGATTTGGTGGTAACAATTCAATGAACTCCTTTAACCATTATGCTCTTGGGGCAGTTGGGGAATGGATGTACAATTATTCCCTTGGAATCCAGCGTGATGCAAATAATCCTGGATTCAAACATTTTAACCTTAAGCCAGAATTTGGCGGGACAATGACATACGCGAAAGGAAGCTATAACTCTATTCATGGTAAGATTGAGAGTAGTTGGGAGTTAAGTGAGAGCGGTGATATTTTCACTTATGAAGCTACTGTACCTGCGAATACAACAGCTACCCTATATCTACCGACAGTTTCAGAAAAAATGGTGATTGAAGGTGATATATTAGCGTCTAATGCAGAAGGATTAGATTTTGTTAAATATGAAGATGGAAAAGCAGTATTTGAGCTTCAATCAGGTAGTTATGAGTTCCATTCGGTAATTAACGGCTCAGAAATTTCCACTATTGAAGCGTTGCATGAATTACTAGAAGACTATATTAGCTCAGGAGATATAACTGCTCCGCTCACCAATCAACTAGAAAATAGTTTAAAACAAGTACAACATCATACTAACAAAGGTGCCTCTGAAATGGCAGAAAAGCATATAAATAACTTTATTAAGCACTTAGGGAATAAAGAAGAAAATAGTACTGAGACATCGAGAGTTCATTTATTAATAGGAGCTAGATCACTAAGTAGTATGTGGTGA
- a CDS encoding DinB family protein, whose product MKSLHMKDRFQKIYKQREEMKKELTSFRNKEWNRPHQDKWSWGETYYHLYLMMKWFRRLSKVYVPSSLPIATLRKNKPYKVHSTDVYEAYKEKNKKPMRAPFILVPPKGIESDVDFQWLIEELDKETKHIEHIVSNIDDDVAGHIRFPDPLANNPNLIQSIDLLGIHEKHHFLLCEKYYNE is encoded by the coding sequence TTGAAAAGCCTACATATGAAGGATCGCTTTCAAAAAATATATAAGCAAAGAGAAGAAATGAAGAAAGAATTGACTAGTTTTCGAAATAAGGAATGGAATAGGCCACATCAAGATAAGTGGTCGTGGGGAGAAACCTATTATCACCTATATTTGATGATGAAATGGTTTCGAAGACTAAGTAAAGTGTATGTTCCTTCATCTTTGCCTATTGCTACATTAAGAAAAAACAAACCATATAAAGTACATAGTACGGATGTATACGAGGCATATAAGGAAAAAAATAAGAAGCCGATGAGAGCTCCCTTCATTTTAGTCCCCCCAAAAGGTATAGAATCCGATGTTGATTTTCAATGGCTGATAGAAGAATTAGATAAAGAGACAAAACATATAGAGCATATAGTTTCAAACATTGACGATGATGTTGCTGGCCATATACGCTTCCCAGATCCACTCGCAAACAATCCTAATTTGATCCAAAGTATTGATCTGCTTGGCATACATGAGAAACACCACTTTTTATTATGCGAAAAATATTATAACGAATAA
- a CDS encoding S8 family peptidase, whose product MARVSLIPFKMEQQIDDTSEIPAGIEMMQAPKKWEEGYKGSDVVVAVIDTGCDRNHPDLRNRIMDGRNFTTENNSNLRNFSDQNGHGTHVAGTIAAVLNGRGVVGVAPEAKLLILKAFDAKGSGDFNGIIQAIQHAIKWRGGNGEKVRIISMSFGAKWDVPELHQVIRKAVTNDILVVCAAGNEGDGDARTTERMYPGYYKEVVQVGAVDNEGNMAEFTNTNDEVDLVAPGVNVMSTYLNGKYAKLSGTSMATPHVSGAAAVLIEQMEQEFERTLTEPEVYAQLIKLTSPLGYSKRVESNGLITLTNEPVYRGDSENPKEIKSLSKAKNNKMAGSGFVIPDVEV is encoded by the coding sequence ATGGCACGAGTAAGCTTAATTCCTTTTAAAATGGAACAACAGATTGACGACACGAGTGAAATTCCTGCTGGTATCGAAATGATGCAAGCACCTAAAAAGTGGGAAGAAGGTTATAAAGGTAGCGACGTTGTGGTTGCTGTAATTGATACAGGGTGTGATCGAAACCATCCAGATTTAAGAAACCGAATTATGGATGGTAGAAATTTTACTACTGAAAACAATAGCAATCTTCGAAATTTTTCCGATCAAAACGGACATGGTACACATGTTGCTGGAACGATTGCGGCTGTGCTCAATGGTCGAGGTGTAGTCGGAGTAGCTCCTGAAGCCAAATTATTAATATTAAAAGCTTTTGATGCCAAAGGTTCTGGAGACTTTAATGGCATTATACAAGCGATTCAACATGCTATAAAATGGCGTGGTGGAAATGGGGAAAAAGTTCGAATTATTTCCATGTCCTTCGGTGCAAAATGGGATGTACCAGAGCTTCATCAAGTGATTCGAAAAGCTGTAACTAATGACATTTTAGTTGTGTGTGCTGCCGGAAATGAAGGAGATGGAGATGCACGAACAACAGAACGAATGTATCCCGGATATTATAAAGAAGTAGTGCAAGTAGGTGCCGTAGATAATGAAGGTAATATGGCTGAATTCACGAATACAAATGACGAGGTTGATCTAGTGGCACCTGGTGTCAATGTGATGTCCACCTATTTAAATGGGAAATATGCGAAGTTGTCGGGAACGTCCATGGCAACCCCACACGTTTCCGGAGCTGCTGCGGTTCTGATTGAACAAATGGAGCAGGAGTTTGAAAGAACATTAACAGAACCAGAAGTGTATGCTCAACTTATAAAATTAACGTCCCCATTAGGATATAGTAAAAGAGTGGAAAGTAATGGTTTGATTACTTTAACTAACGAGCCTGTATATAGAGGGGATTCAGAGAATCCAAAAGAGATAAAATCCTTGTCAAAAGCTAAAAACAATAAAATGGCAGGAAGTGGTTTTGTCATCCCTGATGTAGAAGTATAA
- a CDS encoding putative holin-like toxin, translating to MMSVFETLTLMIAFAMLIIALLSFHQKK from the coding sequence ATGATGAGTGTTTTTGAAACATTAACACTGATGATAGCGTTCGCTATGTTGATTATTGCGCTGCTGTCTTTTCATCAAAAGAAATAA
- a CDS encoding alpha/beta fold hydrolase — protein MDLYYQVNGEGLPIVLLHSGGTDLRDWTFLAPLLTKQYKVVTFDVRGIGKSPSPNEKANYVEDLLLLIDHLELETATLVGHSIGGQIATEFALNYPEKVKNLILIAPSLSGFNYSQAFNEYINSINQVAPDLDQMLDISLSGSLYQVVMSSPRREIMIQMHRDYFSRILTWPNFEMIWPQPPAVERLDEISMNTLFIIGEKDFQDNHHVAEHFKKVPNLRFFEIANADHMVTLTHPEELFLKIDNFMKE, from the coding sequence ATGGATTTGTATTATCAGGTAAACGGAGAGGGACTTCCTATTGTACTTCTACATAGTGGAGGAACGGATTTGAGAGATTGGACATTTTTAGCTCCACTCTTAACTAAACAGTATAAAGTTGTTACGTTTGACGTGCGTGGAATTGGAAAATCACCATCACCAAATGAAAAGGCCAATTATGTTGAAGATTTATTATTACTTATTGATCATCTCGAGCTAGAGACGGCAACGCTTGTTGGTCATTCAATAGGGGGGCAAATTGCAACAGAATTTGCGTTGAATTACCCGGAAAAAGTAAAGAATCTGATTTTAATTGCACCATCATTATCAGGTTTTAATTATTCTCAAGCATTTAATGAGTATATTAACAGCATTAACCAGGTTGCTCCAGACCTCGATCAAATGCTTGATATCTCTTTGAGTGGTTCGCTATATCAAGTTGTCATGTCAAGTCCACGGCGAGAAATTATGATTCAAATGCATCGAGACTACTTTAGTCGAATTTTAACATGGCCTAATTTTGAAATGATCTGGCCACAACCACCTGCTGTTGAGAGATTAGATGAAATATCAATGAATACGTTGTTTATTATAGGTGAAAAAGATTTTCAAGATAATCATCATGTAGCAGAACATTTTAAAAAAGTTCCGAATCTCCGTTTTTTTGAAATAGCGAATGCAGACCATATGGTAACCCTTACTCATCCAGAAGAGTTATTTTTGAAGATTGATAATTTTATGAAGGAATGA
- a CDS encoding TetR/AcrR family transcriptional regulator gives MPRTHEENKRIRQIAKENIRHKAMDLFIKQGYHATSISDIAKEAGISKGLLYNYFKGKEDLLATIVEERIGKLIEVMEGALSLGTPSDQLKYIVNHAIDNVYTNPSVHRFFLHLQTQPEADEELIKYSKRIVEENARQFELQCEMFETLGIESPRKRSLYFSSTLQGVMLMISTYPQTFPVEEIKTQIIQKFCQSSSNER, from the coding sequence ATGCCAAGAACTCATGAAGAGAATAAACGAATTCGTCAAATAGCGAAAGAAAATATCCGGCACAAAGCGATGGATCTGTTTATTAAACAAGGATATCATGCGACTTCTATAAGTGATATAGCGAAAGAAGCGGGAATCTCTAAAGGCTTACTTTACAATTACTTCAAAGGAAAAGAAGACCTTCTTGCGACAATTGTTGAAGAACGAATTGGAAAATTAATTGAAGTGATGGAAGGTGCTTTGTCACTTGGTACACCAAGTGACCAGCTAAAATATATTGTAAATCACGCAATAGATAATGTATACACAAATCCAAGTGTACATCGTTTTTTTCTACACTTACAGACACAACCTGAAGCAGATGAAGAGTTAATTAAATATAGTAAACGGATCGTCGAGGAAAACGCAAGACAATTTGAGCTACAATGTGAAATGTTTGAAACGTTAGGGATTGAAAGTCCTCGGAAAAGGTCTCTATACTTTTCTTCTACATTGCAAGGGGTGATGCTGATGATTTCAACTTATCCTCAGACATTTCCAGTTGAAGAAATCAAAACACAAATCATACAAAAATTTTGCCAATCATCGAGCAATGAACGTTGA
- a CDS encoding glycerophosphodiester phosphodiesterase, which produces MKRFLTIFFIMSILMTSFAVPAFANEEETTISKQEQQKMVNVAHRGASAHAPENTMAAFHKGVEMKSDYIEIDVQMTADEELVIIHDTTVNRTTNGTGAVGDLTLEEIRALDAGSWFSEEFAGEKIPTFEEVLDAFRGKVGILIELKSPELYPSMVEKVADALKERNMAHTNNEKIIIQSFNHESMELSKELLPEIPHGVLAGLTWAGVTDEQLEAFATYADYFNPNQNIVTPELVDRVHAVGMEIMPYTSRSQEQANRLFDLGVDGIITDYPEHVYHHPVKNN; this is translated from the coding sequence ATGAAGCGTTTCTTAACTATTTTCTTTATCATGAGTATTCTGATGACTAGTTTCGCAGTTCCAGCATTTGCAAATGAGGAGGAGACCACAATCTCCAAACAAGAGCAGCAAAAGATGGTTAATGTAGCCCATCGCGGAGCATCTGCACATGCACCAGAAAACACGATGGCAGCATTCCATAAAGGTGTGGAAATGAAGTCAGATTACATTGAAATTGATGTACAAATGACAGCAGATGAAGAGTTAGTAATTATTCACGATACTACAGTAAACCGTACAACAAATGGTACTGGCGCAGTTGGTGATTTGACACTAGAAGAAATCCGTGCGTTAGATGCTGGCAGCTGGTTTAGTGAAGAATTTGCTGGAGAGAAAATCCCAACGTTTGAAGAAGTACTAGATGCCTTTCGTGGAAAAGTAGGCATTTTAATCGAACTAAAATCACCAGAGCTATATCCTAGTATGGTGGAAAAAGTTGCAGATGCCTTAAAGGAACGCAATATGGCTCATACCAATAATGAAAAGATTATTATCCAATCTTTTAATCATGAATCTATGGAACTTTCAAAAGAGCTTTTACCAGAAATTCCTCACGGCGTATTAGCGGGCCTCACTTGGGCAGGCGTGACCGATGAGCAATTAGAAGCGTTCGCTACATATGCAGATTATTTCAACCCTAATCAGAACATTGTAACACCAGAGTTAGTTGATCGCGTTCATGCTGTGGGAATGGAGATTATGCCATATACATCTAGATCACAAGAACAAGCCAACCGCCTGTTTGACTTAGGTGTAGATGGAATTATAACCGACTATCCAGAGCATGTGTATCATCACCCAGTTAAAAATAACTAA
- a CDS encoding YdeI/OmpD-associated family protein, whose product MTNSRNNPKVDEYLSKAKKWKEEFEKLRNIVLDSELTEEFKWNHPCYTLEDKNIVLIHGFKEYCALLFHKGALLKDPHGVLIQQSENVQAARQIRFTNVEEIVEKENILKEYIYAAIEVEKAGLKVKKNTEVIIPDELQNKFEEIPALKTAFEALTPGRQRAYTLYFSKTKKSTTREARIEKYVQPIIDGKGLND is encoded by the coding sequence ATGACAAATAGTAGAAATAATCCTAAAGTTGATGAATATTTAAGTAAAGCAAAAAAGTGGAAGGAAGAATTTGAGAAGTTGAGAAATATCGTTCTTGACTCTGAGCTGACCGAAGAGTTTAAGTGGAATCACCCTTGTTACACGTTGGAGGATAAAAACATAGTTTTAATACATGGATTTAAAGAATATTGCGCGCTTCTTTTTCACAAAGGTGCCTTGTTAAAGGATCCACATGGCGTTCTAATCCAACAATCGGAGAATGTACAAGCGGCTCGCCAGATTCGATTCACCAATGTTGAAGAAATAGTTGAAAAGGAAAACATCTTGAAAGAATATATTTATGCCGCAATTGAAGTTGAAAAAGCCGGTTTGAAAGTGAAAAAGAATACAGAAGTCATCATTCCTGATGAATTGCAAAATAAATTCGAGGAAATCCCTGCTTTGAAAACTGCTTTTGAAGCATTGACACCGGGGCGGCAAAGAGCATATACCCTTTATTTTTCTAAAACCAAAAAATCCACAACTCGAGAGGCAAGAATTGAAAAATATGTCCAGCCAATTATTGATGGAAAGGGATTAAATGATTAG